Proteins encoded in a region of the Sphingopyxis sp. OAS728 genome:
- a CDS encoding MipA/OmpV family protein, which yields MRDLRLFFRIGPSGRIIPLLAAFAFAAPAAADDAPLPYDLTATTPDNGLVDGLATGIDAEPARYVQNTDIDENILLPGRRDDDDEESERKWSRDYIAVAAGVMNTPDYNGSDDRRFLPAFYVRGRYEGFSFSTRGTNFQVDLIRHRRGQKIDWKFGPIISLRNDRTGSVKDPQVDLLPDRKMAVEMGIFTGVTKTGVITSAYDQLGFRMVALKDISGRHGSWTASPTIDYGTPLSKRAFVGISASMNIYGKGFGRYYFDVDPLGSAASGLPVYSGAGRKATIGKYTLGMAGAYALSGDLRKGFVLIGGAQYGRMGDRFADSPIVKDAGSKDQWLFGAGLAYQF from the coding sequence ATGCGCGATTTAAGACTGTTCTTCCGCATCGGCCCGTCTGGACGAATCATCCCGCTTCTTGCCGCCTTCGCGTTCGCCGCACCCGCCGCCGCCGACGACGCGCCCTTGCCTTATGACCTGACCGCCACAACCCCCGACAATGGGCTGGTGGACGGGCTCGCGACCGGCATCGACGCCGAACCGGCGCGCTATGTCCAGAACACCGATATCGACGAGAATATCCTGCTGCCGGGCCGGCGCGACGATGACGACGAGGAATCCGAACGCAAATGGTCGCGCGACTATATCGCCGTCGCGGCCGGGGTGATGAACACCCCCGATTATAACGGATCGGACGATCGCCGTTTCCTGCCCGCCTTTTACGTTCGCGGCCGGTACGAGGGTTTTTCCTTTTCGACCCGCGGCACCAATTTCCAGGTCGACCTGATCCGCCATCGCCGCGGGCAAAAGATCGACTGGAAATTCGGCCCGATCATCAGCCTGCGCAACGACCGTACCGGCAGCGTCAAGGATCCGCAGGTCGACCTGCTGCCCGACCGCAAGATGGCGGTCGAAATGGGCATCTTCACCGGGGTCACCAAGACGGGCGTGATCACCAGCGCTTACGACCAGCTCGGCTTTCGCATGGTCGCGCTCAAGGATATTTCGGGCCGGCACGGCAGCTGGACCGCCTCGCCGACGATCGACTACGGCACCCCGCTCTCGAAACGCGCCTTTGTCGGCATCTCGGCGTCGATGAACATCTATGGCAAGGGTTTTGGCCGCTATTATTTCGACGTCGACCCGCTCGGCAGCGCCGCGAGCGGCCTGCCCGTCTATAGCGGCGCGGGGCGGAAGGCGACGATCGGCAAATATACGCTCGGGATGGCGGGCGCCTATGCGCTGTCGGGCGACCTGCGCAAGGGCTTCGTCCTGATCGGCGGCGCGCAATATGGCCGCATGGGCGATCGCTTCGCCGACTCGCCGATCGTGAAGGACGCGGGCAGCAAGGACCAGTGGCTGTTCGGCGCGGGTTTGGCGTATCAGTTCTGA
- a CDS encoding LysR family transcriptional regulator → MDRLLTLEMFVAVASEGGFAAAARKLGSSPPAVTRGIAALEARLGTSLFHRSTRAVALTDAGAAFLEQARRILADLAGAERELRGAEAEPRGQLHLTAPVMFGRLHVLPVVGGLMAQHRELAVRMMLIDRNVRIVEEGIDVAVRIGPLADSGLKAVRIGWVRQMLVASPAYLARRGAPASVTDLAGHDLIAAMGPRAAGEWQFVSGRWRVEPRPRLLLNTVDGILAAAEAGLGIANLLSYQVIEAVDAGRLISLLADEQPPALPVHLLFEPSRAGLPAVRLFIAEMKARMRMAGLV, encoded by the coding sequence ATGGACCGGTTGCTCACGCTGGAAATGTTCGTTGCTGTCGCAAGCGAGGGCGGGTTCGCCGCCGCGGCGCGCAAGCTCGGCAGCTCGCCGCCCGCGGTAACGCGCGGGATCGCGGCGCTCGAGGCGCGGCTGGGGACGAGCCTGTTCCACCGTTCGACGCGCGCGGTCGCGTTGACCGACGCGGGGGCGGCGTTTCTGGAGCAGGCGCGGCGCATCCTCGCCGATCTCGCGGGCGCCGAGCGCGAGCTGCGCGGTGCCGAGGCCGAACCGCGTGGGCAGCTGCACCTGACCGCGCCAGTGATGTTCGGGCGGCTGCATGTGCTACCTGTAGTCGGCGGGCTGATGGCGCAGCACCGTGAGCTGGCGGTGCGGATGATGCTGATCGACCGCAATGTCCGCATCGTCGAGGAGGGGATCGACGTCGCCGTGCGGATCGGGCCGCTCGCCGATTCGGGGCTGAAGGCGGTTCGTATCGGCTGGGTGCGGCAGATGCTGGTCGCGAGTCCGGCCTATCTGGCGCGGCGCGGGGCGCCTGCAAGCGTGACCGATCTGGCGGGGCACGACCTGATCGCGGCGATGGGGCCGCGAGCGGCGGGCGAATGGCAGTTCGTATCGGGCCGCTGGCGCGTCGAACCGCGGCCGCGGCTGCTTCTCAACACCGTCGACGGGATTTTGGCGGCGGCCGAGGCGGGACTGGGGATCGCCAATCTGCTGAGCTATCAGGTCATCGAGGCGGTCGATGCGGGGCGGCTGATATCGCTGCTGGCGGATGAGCAGCCGCCCGCGCTGCCGGTGCATCTGCTGTTCGAACCGTCGCGCGCGGGCTTGCCCGCGGTGCGGCTGTTCATCGCGGAAATGAAAGCGCGGATGCGGATGGCGGGGCTGGTTTGA
- a CDS encoding pyridoxamine 5'-phosphate oxidase family protein, with the protein MAQNYRHTLFDDAVKAEQERHGSRASYAKMDAGADGTPDTLTPREIAFIEARDSFYMASVNAEGWPYMQHRGGPAGFLLHVAGNRIGFADYRGNKQYISTANIKGNDRVSLFLMDYPNKERLKLVGHAHSVELADDPAAVTALMPKAYRATPERALFIDVIGWEWNCSQHITPRFTEAEISAAIRPMADELNQLRAEIAALRAEKDAK; encoded by the coding sequence ATGGCGCAGAATTACCGGCACACATTGTTCGACGATGCGGTGAAGGCCGAGCAGGAGCGCCATGGCTCGCGCGCATCCTATGCCAAGATGGACGCCGGGGCCGATGGCACCCCCGACACGCTGACGCCCCGCGAAATCGCCTTTATCGAGGCACGCGACAGCTTTTACATGGCGAGCGTCAATGCCGAAGGCTGGCCCTATATGCAGCACCGCGGCGGCCCCGCGGGCTTCCTCCTCCACGTCGCGGGCAACCGCATCGGCTTCGCCGACTATCGCGGTAACAAGCAATATATCAGCACCGCCAATATCAAGGGCAATGACCGCGTCTCTTTGTTCCTGATGGATTATCCGAACAAGGAACGGCTGAAACTCGTCGGCCACGCCCACAGCGTCGAACTCGCCGACGATCCTGCCGCGGTCACCGCACTCATGCCAAAGGCTTATCGCGCGACGCCCGAGCGGGCCCTATTTATCGATGTGATCGGCTGGGAATGGAATTGCTCGCAGCACATCACCCCGCGCTTCACCGAGGCCGAGATTTCCGCCGCGATCCGCCCGATGGCGGATGAACTCAACCAATTGCGCGCCGAAATCGCCGCGCTCAGAGCAGAAAAGGACGCAAAATGA
- a CDS encoding VOC family protein — protein sequence MTTALTQGAHHIGLAVRDVTEARDFFVEALGFTVAAERPDYPAIFVSDGTTLLTLWQVADPASATPFDRRANIGLHHLALRVADLDALRTVFARVQGHPGAVIEFDPEPIREGATTHHFIAAMPGGIRIEFATPFA from the coding sequence ATGACCACCGCACTGACCCAGGGCGCCCACCATATCGGCCTCGCCGTCCGCGATGTGACCGAAGCGCGCGACTTCTTCGTCGAGGCCTTGGGCTTCACCGTCGCCGCCGAACGTCCCGACTATCCCGCGATCTTCGTCTCCGACGGCACGACCCTGCTCACGCTGTGGCAGGTCGCCGATCCCGCGAGCGCGACGCCGTTCGATCGCCGCGCCAATATCGGCCTTCACCATCTCGCGCTCCGCGTCGCCGACCTCGATGCGCTGCGTACCGTCTTCGCGCGCGTGCAGGGCCATCCCGGCGCGGTAATCGAATTCGACCCCGAACCGATCCGCGAAGGCGCGACGACGCATCATTTCATCGCCGCGATGCCCGGTGGTATCCGTATCGAATTCGCGACCCCCTTCGCCTGA
- a CDS encoding DUF1348 family protein: protein MARPPLPPFDHDSAVLKVRLAEDGWNSRDPERVALAYTPDSVWRNRSTFVTGRAAIVDFLTAKWQREHDYRLVKGLWAFTGNRISVRFAYEWHDGDGQWWRSYGNENWEFADNGEMQRRIASINDLAIGETDRLLLWPRDGAGDRRPDDHPGLEELGL, encoded by the coding sequence ATGGCCCGTCCCCCGCTTCCCCCCTTCGACCATGACAGCGCGGTCCTGAAAGTCCGCCTCGCGGAGGATGGCTGGAACAGCCGCGACCCCGAACGCGTCGCGCTCGCCTATACGCCGGACAGCGTGTGGCGGAACCGCTCGACCTTCGTCACCGGCCGCGCCGCGATCGTCGATTTCCTCACCGCCAAGTGGCAACGCGAGCACGACTATCGGCTGGTCAAAGGGCTTTGGGCCTTCACCGGCAACCGCATCTCGGTGCGCTTCGCCTATGAATGGCACGATGGCGATGGCCAGTGGTGGCGCTCTTATGGCAATGAGAATTGGGAATTCGCCGACAATGGCGAAATGCAGCGGCGCATCGCGAGCATCAACGATCTTGCGATCGGCGAGACAGACCGCCTGCTGCTCTGGCCGCGCGACGGCGCGGGCGACCGCCGGCCCGACGACCATCCGGGCCTCGAAGAATTGGGCCTGTAG
- a CDS encoding DMT family transporter, translated as MAANNAPAFATIMLLTGIGIPFLAALNSGLGQKLGHPMAASVVLFAVALLIAIIGALWTGSMGQVRLSAETPFHFHLGGIFVAFYVIAVTFIAPRFGVGNAIFFVLVGQLISAATIDHFGLFGAMRSAIDARRIAGIALMIAGVWLARRTG; from the coding sequence ATGGCCGCCAACAATGCACCCGCCTTTGCCACGATCATGCTGCTCACCGGCATCGGCATCCCGTTCCTTGCCGCGCTCAATTCGGGGCTGGGGCAAAAGCTTGGGCATCCGATGGCGGCGTCGGTCGTGCTGTTCGCGGTCGCGCTGCTCATCGCGATCATCGGCGCGCTGTGGACGGGATCGATGGGACAGGTGCGGCTGTCGGCCGAAACCCCTTTCCACTTCCACCTCGGCGGCATCTTCGTCGCCTTTTACGTCATCGCGGTGACCTTCATCGCGCCGCGCTTCGGGGTCGGCAATGCGATCTTCTTCGTGCTCGTCGGCCAGCTGATCAGCGCCGCGACGATCGATCATTTCGGCCTGTTCGGCGCTATGCGCTCGGCGATCGACGCCAGGCGCATCGCGGGGATCGCGCTGATGATCGCTGGCGTCTGGCTCGCGCGACGTACGGGTTGA
- a CDS encoding GFA family protein, protein MLKTHHGSCHCGAVKFEADIDLDAGTGKCNCSICTKKRNWSAQIKPDAFRLLTDPAALEEYVFGSGSAHHVFCKTCGVSSFGHGYVEEIGGAYYSVSIACLDDLTPAEMAALPVQHMDGAANNWWNAPEVTAHM, encoded by the coding sequence ATGCTGAAGACCCACCATGGTTCGTGCCACTGCGGCGCCGTCAAATTCGAGGCCGATATCGATCTCGATGCGGGGACGGGCAAATGCAATTGCTCGATCTGCACCAAGAAGCGCAACTGGAGCGCGCAGATCAAGCCCGACGCCTTTCGCCTGCTGACCGATCCCGCGGCGCTTGAGGAATATGTGTTCGGATCGGGCAGCGCGCATCATGTCTTTTGCAAGACGTGCGGCGTGTCGTCGTTCGGCCACGGCTATGTCGAGGAGATTGGCGGCGCCTATTATTCGGTGTCGATCGCGTGCCTCGACGATCTGACGCCCGCCGAGATGGCGGCGCTGCCGGTGCAGCATATGGACGGCGCGGCCAATAATTGGTGGAATGCGCCCGAGGTGACGGCGCATATGTAG
- a CDS encoding helix-turn-helix transcriptional regulator yields MADKTGRLFAIIDNLRRRRRPVTAEILAEEQGVSVRTLYRDIQALVALGAPIEGEAGVGYMLRPGFFLPPLMFTAEELEALVLGARWVEGRQDGSLSRAAGLALAKIAAASPDELKQRIDESGLWPVNSRWRESNAPLLAVVRDAMRAEKVLHIDYADEKGAATERAIWPAALAYFEDKQIIAAWCLLRQDFRSFRIDRIAAARIGSEGFGRRRAVLMADWWRQNGLDAAS; encoded by the coding sequence ATGGCGGACAAGACGGGGCGGCTCTTCGCGATCATTGACAATTTGCGCCGGCGGCGGCGGCCGGTGACGGCGGAGATACTCGCCGAAGAGCAGGGCGTGTCGGTGCGCACGCTCTATCGCGACATCCAGGCGCTGGTCGCCTTGGGGGCGCCGATCGAGGGCGAGGCGGGGGTCGGCTATATGCTGCGGCCGGGATTCTTCCTGCCGCCCTTGATGTTCACCGCCGAGGAGCTGGAGGCGCTGGTGCTCGGCGCGCGCTGGGTCGAGGGGCGGCAGGACGGGTCGCTGTCGCGCGCCGCGGGGCTGGCGCTCGCCAAGATCGCGGCGGCGAGCCCCGACGAGCTCAAGCAGCGGATCGACGAGTCGGGGCTGTGGCCGGTGAACAGCCGCTGGCGTGAGAGCAATGCGCCATTGCTTGCCGTCGTGCGCGACGCGATGCGCGCGGAAAAGGTGCTGCATATCGACTATGCCGACGAAAAGGGCGCCGCGACCGAACGCGCGATCTGGCCCGCCGCGCTCGCCTATTTCGAGGACAAGCAGATCATCGCGGCCTGGTGCCTGCTGCGGCAGGATTTCCGCAGCTTTCGCATCGACCGCATCGCCGCGGCGCGGATCGGCAGCGAAGGCTTCGGGCGGCGGCGCGCGGTGCTGATGGCCGACTGGTGGCGGCAGAATGGACTGGATGCGGCCTCCTGA
- a CDS encoding DUF6265 family protein, whose translation MRMMAAVLSLLLVAASPAASVADLGWLAGDWVSEADGRWTEESWSAPRGAMMIGYSRSGRGESLREFEFLRIAAGEGGTLAYLAQPQARAPVAFPLAKHDATSATFENAAHDYPQRIAYARTGDTLTATISKIDGTKARSWTYRRR comes from the coding sequence ATGCGGATGATGGCGGCTGTTCTATCGCTCTTGCTCGTCGCGGCGAGCCCGGCGGCGAGCGTCGCGGATCTCGGCTGGCTCGCGGGCGACTGGGTGAGCGAGGCCGACGGGCGCTGGACCGAGGAGAGCTGGTCGGCGCCGCGCGGGGCGATGATGATCGGGTACAGCCGGTCGGGGCGCGGCGAGAGCTTGCGCGAGTTCGAATTTCTGCGGATCGCGGCGGGGGAGGGCGGCACGCTCGCCTATCTGGCGCAGCCGCAGGCGCGCGCGCCGGTCGCGTTTCCGCTGGCGAAGCATGATGCGACGAGCGCGACCTTCGAAAATGCCGCGCATGATTATCCGCAGCGCATCGCCTATGCGCGCACCGGCGACACGCTGACCGCGACGATCTCGAAGATCGACGGGACGAAGGCGCGGAGCTGGACCTATCGGCGGCGCTGA